Proteins encoded by one window of Vicinamibacterales bacterium:
- a CDS encoding GNAT family N-acetyltransferase, giving the protein MAWPPPLTTARLRVRPLEPPDTAFIVALLNDEAFVRNIGDRGVRSEEDALAYLVAGPLASYSRHGFGLCAVTGETGTPIGICGLLQRAEFEAPDLGFAFLPAFRSQGYAFEAASAVKADAHARLGIETLLAIVNPENAPSIRVLERLGFRFERMTTLGSEQKPLRLFAAGAATL; this is encoded by the coding sequence ATGGCGTGGCCACCGCCCCTGACGACAGCCCGGCTGCGCGTGCGGCCGCTCGAGCCGCCCGATACGGCCTTCATCGTCGCGCTGCTCAACGATGAGGCGTTCGTCCGCAACATCGGCGACCGCGGCGTCCGCAGCGAGGAAGACGCCCTGGCGTACCTCGTGGCGGGACCGCTCGCCAGCTACTCCCGTCATGGGTTCGGCCTCTGCGCCGTGACGGGCGAGACCGGAACGCCAATCGGCATCTGCGGATTGCTGCAGCGCGCCGAATTCGAGGCGCCCGACCTCGGTTTCGCGTTCCTGCCGGCGTTCCGATCGCAGGGATATGCCTTCGAGGCTGCGTCGGCCGTCAAGGCGGACGCGCACGCGCGACTCGGCATCGAGACCCTGCTGGCCATTGTCAATCCCGAGAACGCGCCGTCGATCCGGGTGCTCGAGCGGCTCGGGTTTCGCTTCGAACGCATGACGACGCTCGGGTCGGAGCAGAAGCCGCTGCGGTTGTTCGCCGCGGGCGCGGCGACGCTCTGA